A single Gopherus flavomarginatus isolate rGopFla2 chromosome 24, rGopFla2.mat.asm, whole genome shotgun sequence DNA region contains:
- the UBXN6 gene encoding UBX domain-containing protein 6 isoform X2, which yields MRKFFQDIKADIKFKTAGPGQKLAEPPRERAPKEKPNAATSKSRQGPTDEAQMAAAAALARLEQKPKPWLPSSQDAIKSQVKKELMAEAAASERGLSTDHKGPVSAVEEETAGLSVSGVYFICPLTGATVRKDQKEAHIKEAILLHSSRDPVAASIMEIHTFNRDREKVKLGVETIAKYLDNIHLHPEEEKYRKIKLQNKVFQERINCLEGTHEFFQAIGFEKEMLPVPGQETTEEYYVLKKEALTKLEDLKDYKEQLLSSEPVKAQLDRQLCVFKPSPQAAQFELPHDFYNLTAEELKREQRLRTEAVEKASMLRTKAMREREEQREMRKYNYTLLRVRFPDGYILQGTFYAREAVSVLYRFVREALKDDWMPFELLAPGGLKLTEENLAFNECGLVPSALLTFAWDAAVMADIKASGEEQKGSPLKPELLSAVQILS from the exons ATGCGGAAATTCTTCCAGGACATCAAAGCGGATATTAAATTCAAAACAGCGGGGCCGGGCCAGAAGCTGGCGGAACCGCCCAG ggaaagggcccccaaGGAAAAGCCAAATGCGGCCACCTCAAAGTCTCGCCAAGGGCCCACAGATGAGGCCCagatggcagcagctgcagccttGGCCCGGCTGGAGCAGAAGCCCAAGCCTTGGCTCCCTTCATCCCAAGATGCCATCAAGAGTCAGG TGAAAAAGGAGCTTATGGCTGAAGCAGCAGCAAGTGAGAGAGGACTCTCCACCGATCACAAG GGTCCTGTGTCTGCGGTTGAGGAAGAAACAGCTGGACTGTCAGTGTCAGGGGTTTATTTCATTTGCCCACTAACTGGGGCCACCGTAAGGAAAGACCAGAAGGAAGCACACATAAAAGAGGCCATCCTCTTG CATTCCTCTAGAGACCCAGTGGCTGCCTCGATCATGGAGATTCATACCTTCAACAGGGACCGAGAGAAAGTGAAACTTGGTGTTGAGACCATTGCCAA ATATCTGGATAACATCCACCTCCATCCAGAGGAGGAGAAGTACCGGAAAATCAAACTGCAGAATAAAGTGTTTCAG GAAAGGATAAACTGTCTAGAAGGGACACACGAGTTTTTCCAGGCCATTGGGTTTGAGAAGGAAATGCTGCCTGTTCCAGGACAAG AGACCACAGAAGAGTACTATGTGCTGAAGAAGGAAGCGTTGACTAAGCTGGAGGACCTCAAGGACTATAAGGAGCAGCTGTTGAGCTCTGAGCCGGTGAAGGCCCAGCTGGATCGCCAGCTCTGCGTATTCAAACCCTCCCCACAAGCTGCCCAGTTTGAGCTGCCCCATGACTTCTACAACCTCACGGCAGAGGAGCTAAAACGGGAACAGCGGCTCCG GACGGAAGCAGTGGAGAAGGCCTCTATGCTGAGGACAAAGGCTATGCGGGAGAGAGAAGAACAAAGGGAAATGCGGAAATATAACTACACACTGCTCCGAGTCCGTTTCCCTGATGGATACATTCTGCAAG GGACATTCTATGCCCGGGAGGCAGTATCTGTGCTCTACAGGTTTGTGAGAGAAGCACTGAAGGATGATTGGATGCCCTTTGAGCTACTTGCACCTGGAGGTCTTAAACTGACTGAAGAGAACTTGGCATTCAATGAGTGTGGGCTG GTGCCATCTGCTCTCCTGACATTTGCATGGGATGCAGCTGTCATGGCTGACATAAAAGCTTCAGGAGAAGAGCAGAAAGGAAGCCCCTTGAAACCAGAACTCCTTTCTGCTGTCCAGATATTGTCATGA
- the UBXN6 gene encoding UBX domain-containing protein 6 isoform X3, with protein MAARERAPKEKPNAATSKSRQGPTDEAQMAAAAALARLEQKPKPWLPSSQDAIKSQVKKELMAEAAASERGLSTDHKLFLQGPVSAVEEETAGLSVSGVYFICPLTGATVRKDQKEAHIKEAILLHSSRDPVAASIMEIHTFNRDREKVKLGVETIAKYLDNIHLHPEEEKYRKIKLQNKVFQERINCLEGTHEFFQAIGFEKEMLPVPGQETTEEYYVLKKEALTKLEDLKDYKEQLLSSEPVKAQLDRQLCVFKPSPQAAQFELPHDFYNLTAEELKREQRLRTEAVEKASMLRTKAMREREEQREMRKYNYTLLRVRFPDGYILQGTFYAREAVSVLYRFVREALKDDWMPFELLAPGGLKLTEENLAFNECGLVPSALLTFAWDAAVMADIKASGEEQKGSPLKPELLSAVQILS; from the exons ATGGCTGCTCG ggaaagggcccccaaGGAAAAGCCAAATGCGGCCACCTCAAAGTCTCGCCAAGGGCCCACAGATGAGGCCCagatggcagcagctgcagccttGGCCCGGCTGGAGCAGAAGCCCAAGCCTTGGCTCCCTTCATCCCAAGATGCCATCAAGAGTCAGG TGAAAAAGGAGCTTATGGCTGAAGCAGCAGCAAGTGAGAGAGGACTCTCCACCGATCACAAG CTTTTTCTTCAGGGTCCTGTGTCTGCGGTTGAGGAAGAAACAGCTGGACTGTCAGTGTCAGGGGTTTATTTCATTTGCCCACTAACTGGGGCCACCGTAAGGAAAGACCAGAAGGAAGCACACATAAAAGAGGCCATCCTCTTG CATTCCTCTAGAGACCCAGTGGCTGCCTCGATCATGGAGATTCATACCTTCAACAGGGACCGAGAGAAAGTGAAACTTGGTGTTGAGACCATTGCCAA ATATCTGGATAACATCCACCTCCATCCAGAGGAGGAGAAGTACCGGAAAATCAAACTGCAGAATAAAGTGTTTCAG GAAAGGATAAACTGTCTAGAAGGGACACACGAGTTTTTCCAGGCCATTGGGTTTGAGAAGGAAATGCTGCCTGTTCCAGGACAAG AGACCACAGAAGAGTACTATGTGCTGAAGAAGGAAGCGTTGACTAAGCTGGAGGACCTCAAGGACTATAAGGAGCAGCTGTTGAGCTCTGAGCCGGTGAAGGCCCAGCTGGATCGCCAGCTCTGCGTATTCAAACCCTCCCCACAAGCTGCCCAGTTTGAGCTGCCCCATGACTTCTACAACCTCACGGCAGAGGAGCTAAAACGGGAACAGCGGCTCCG GACGGAAGCAGTGGAGAAGGCCTCTATGCTGAGGACAAAGGCTATGCGGGAGAGAGAAGAACAAAGGGAAATGCGGAAATATAACTACACACTGCTCCGAGTCCGTTTCCCTGATGGATACATTCTGCAAG GGACATTCTATGCCCGGGAGGCAGTATCTGTGCTCTACAGGTTTGTGAGAGAAGCACTGAAGGATGATTGGATGCCCTTTGAGCTACTTGCACCTGGAGGTCTTAAACTGACTGAAGAGAACTTGGCATTCAATGAGTGTGGGCTG GTGCCATCTGCTCTCCTGACATTTGCATGGGATGCAGCTGTCATGGCTGACATAAAAGCTTCAGGAGAAGAGCAGAAAGGAAGCCCCTTGAAACCAGAACTCCTTTCTGCTGTCCAGATATTGTCATGA
- the UBXN6 gene encoding UBX domain-containing protein 6 isoform X1, whose translation MRKFFQDIKADIKFKTAGPGQKLAEPPRERAPKEKPNAATSKSRQGPTDEAQMAAAAALARLEQKPKPWLPSSQDAIKSQVKKELMAEAAASERGLSTDHKLFLQGPVSAVEEETAGLSVSGVYFICPLTGATVRKDQKEAHIKEAILLHSSRDPVAASIMEIHTFNRDREKVKLGVETIAKYLDNIHLHPEEEKYRKIKLQNKVFQERINCLEGTHEFFQAIGFEKEMLPVPGQETTEEYYVLKKEALTKLEDLKDYKEQLLSSEPVKAQLDRQLCVFKPSPQAAQFELPHDFYNLTAEELKREQRLRTEAVEKASMLRTKAMREREEQREMRKYNYTLLRVRFPDGYILQGTFYAREAVSVLYRFVREALKDDWMPFELLAPGGLKLTEENLAFNECGLVPSALLTFAWDAAVMADIKASGEEQKGSPLKPELLSAVQILS comes from the exons ATGCGGAAATTCTTCCAGGACATCAAAGCGGATATTAAATTCAAAACAGCGGGGCCGGGCCAGAAGCTGGCGGAACCGCCCAG ggaaagggcccccaaGGAAAAGCCAAATGCGGCCACCTCAAAGTCTCGCCAAGGGCCCACAGATGAGGCCCagatggcagcagctgcagccttGGCCCGGCTGGAGCAGAAGCCCAAGCCTTGGCTCCCTTCATCCCAAGATGCCATCAAGAGTCAGG TGAAAAAGGAGCTTATGGCTGAAGCAGCAGCAAGTGAGAGAGGACTCTCCACCGATCACAAG CTTTTTCTTCAGGGTCCTGTGTCTGCGGTTGAGGAAGAAACAGCTGGACTGTCAGTGTCAGGGGTTTATTTCATTTGCCCACTAACTGGGGCCACCGTAAGGAAAGACCAGAAGGAAGCACACATAAAAGAGGCCATCCTCTTG CATTCCTCTAGAGACCCAGTGGCTGCCTCGATCATGGAGATTCATACCTTCAACAGGGACCGAGAGAAAGTGAAACTTGGTGTTGAGACCATTGCCAA ATATCTGGATAACATCCACCTCCATCCAGAGGAGGAGAAGTACCGGAAAATCAAACTGCAGAATAAAGTGTTTCAG GAAAGGATAAACTGTCTAGAAGGGACACACGAGTTTTTCCAGGCCATTGGGTTTGAGAAGGAAATGCTGCCTGTTCCAGGACAAG AGACCACAGAAGAGTACTATGTGCTGAAGAAGGAAGCGTTGACTAAGCTGGAGGACCTCAAGGACTATAAGGAGCAGCTGTTGAGCTCTGAGCCGGTGAAGGCCCAGCTGGATCGCCAGCTCTGCGTATTCAAACCCTCCCCACAAGCTGCCCAGTTTGAGCTGCCCCATGACTTCTACAACCTCACGGCAGAGGAGCTAAAACGGGAACAGCGGCTCCG GACGGAAGCAGTGGAGAAGGCCTCTATGCTGAGGACAAAGGCTATGCGGGAGAGAGAAGAACAAAGGGAAATGCGGAAATATAACTACACACTGCTCCGAGTCCGTTTCCCTGATGGATACATTCTGCAAG GGACATTCTATGCCCGGGAGGCAGTATCTGTGCTCTACAGGTTTGTGAGAGAAGCACTGAAGGATGATTGGATGCCCTTTGAGCTACTTGCACCTGGAGGTCTTAAACTGACTGAAGAGAACTTGGCATTCAATGAGTGTGGGCTG GTGCCATCTGCTCTCCTGACATTTGCATGGGATGCAGCTGTCATGGCTGACATAAAAGCTTCAGGAGAAGAGCAGAAAGGAAGCCCCTTGAAACCAGAACTCCTTTCTGCTGTCCAGATATTGTCATGA